The following are from one region of the Lytechinus variegatus isolate NC3 chromosome 4, Lvar_3.0, whole genome shotgun sequence genome:
- the LOC121412534 gene encoding leukotriene-B4 omega-hydroxylase 3-like, with amino-acid sequence MDIGGISPVATVLLPCLVSFLGYRFFLCMVAVWREVKRILHIRRTLPGPKPHWLFGNVLQQPGPLTPGLEWHRNMAKTYPRLHVFWAGWKPVVGLNHPDSIRKILTDRVGTVKSSLYGLFEEWLGRSMPITDGDLWKRHRKLITGTFHFNVLKNNIPKINQVAETLVSVIAQRCEEGKPLEVYKSMTSFSSDVILQCAFSYKSDCQKVESQFVQSSHSLMDIVAKRSFSPVLPFKFIFRRSSLYKPWRKGINVLHECIEKIISERREEHKTRGSNLEYFKGMDLLDTVMLSKESDGGLTDEEIRDEANTFLVAGIDTTSSALTWLLYLLATHPEYQTKVQEEVDELFKDRTNREIYSDDLRNTPFLLKCIKESQRIYSTIAPGRLLTEPLVVDGLTVPAGTEITIYTYQLHHNPDVWGDDLMEFKPSRFDRENVESRDAFAFIPFSAGARNCIGQHFALQEMQIAAIRMFDKFGFTLLQDSIPVFRLVSAPQDEILLGIHPRNEE; translated from the exons ATGGATATTGGCGGCATTAGTCCAGTAGCCACGGTGCTTTTGCCCTGCTTGGTAAGCTTTTTAGGATATCGGTTCTTCCTCTGCATGGTGGCAGTATGGAGAGAAGTCAAGAGAATCCTTCATATTCGACGCACCCTTCCAGGCCCCAAACCTCACTGGTTGTTCGGCAATGTCCTTCAACAACCTGGACCACTAACCCCTGGGTTAGAGTGGCATCGTAACATGGCCAAGACCTATCCAAGACTTCATGTCTTCTGGGCTGGTTGGAAACCGGTTGTAGGGCTGAATCATCCAGACTCGATTCGGAAAATTCTCACGGACAGAGTCGGAACAGTGAAA AGTTCACTTTATGGTTTGTTTGAAGAATGGCTCGGTCGAAGCATGCCTATAACAGATGGTGACCTGTGGAAAAGACACAGGAAACTCATTACAGGCACTTTCCACTTCAACGTTCTCAAAAATAACATTCCCAAGATAAACCAG GTAGCAGAGACCTTGGTTTCCGTGATCGCGCAGAGATGTGAAGAAGGAAAGCCCCTAGAAGTCTACAAATCAATGACTTCATTTTCCAGTGACGTCATTCTTCAGTGTGCATTTTCCTACAAGTCTGATTGTCAAAAGGTCGAATCACAATTCGTACAGTCATCCCACAGCTTGATGGATATCGTTGCGAAACG ATCCTTTAGCCCGGTCTTACCGTTTAAATTCATCTTCCGGAGATCTTCCCTCTACAAACCATGGAGAAAGGGGATTAATGTCCTTCATGAATGTATCGAAAAAATAATTTCGGAACGAAGAGAGGAACACAAAACGAGGGGATCTAACTTA GAATACTTTAAAGGGATGGATCTCCTTGACACAGTAATGTTATCCAAAGAGTCTGATGGAGGATTAACGGATGAAGAGATCAGAGACGAG gCAAATACTTTCTTGGTTGCCGGAATTGATACGACATCTAGCGCCCTCACTTGGCTGTTGTATTTGTTGGCAACCCATCCAGAATACCAGACCAAGGTACAGGAAGAGGTTGATGAACTCTTCAAAGATCGTACAAATCGAGAGATATACAG TGATGATCTTCGCAATACTCCATTTCTGTTGAAATGCATCAAGGAAAGTCAGCGTATTTACTCGACAATCGCACCAGGCCGCCTCCTAACCGAACCATTGGTTGTCGATGGTCTTACCGTGCCAGCAGGAACCGAGATTACAATCTACACGTACCAACTCCATCACAATCCTGATGTGTGGGGAGATGATCTTATGGAATTCAAACCAAGCCGCTTTGATCGCGAGAACGTCGAGAGTCGAGATGCATTCGCTTTCATTCCTTTCTCGGCTGGTGCGCGTAACTGCATCGGCCAACATTTCGCGCTTCAGGAGATGCAAATAGCAGCGATTCGAATGTTCGACAAGTTTGGCTTTACTTTGCTCCAGGATTCCATTCCAGTCTTCAGATTAGTTAGCGCACCACAGGATGAAATATTACTTGGCATTCATCCAAGGAATGAAGAGTAA
- the LOC121413323 gene encoding uronyl 2-sulfotransferase-like, protein MLIHCVRSLKNHIHGPLSMIPQKYKDELPLLTRSVDGVKSRKRAFLEGHVRFNNFQDENVYFFNMVRDPLDRLVSSFYFNRHGDGLLSPKQLEELRKNTHPEVIDETFDECVHHERLSCTGPKMLGYMMGFFCGYHPMCRKPTQWTLEEAKRNLDYYTVVGIVEQYNSSMRALEFLFPSMFSGLVKKYYSHQGTDYQAKSHAYRYVPPSPEVRKLMKEKMRLEYEFYEYAKLRFDMLLDELHLKDSDVR, encoded by the exons GATGAGTTGCCTCTCCTGACACGCTCGGTAGATGGGGTCAAGTCACGTAAAAGGGCGTTCCTTGAAGGTCACGTCAGATTCAACAATTTTCAAGA TGAGAATGTGTACTTCTTCAACATGGTGCGAGATCCGTTGGATCGTTTAGTCTCCAGCTTTTACTTCAACAGACATGGAGATGGATTGCTTAGTCCTAAACAACTCGAAGAACTCAGGAAAAACACACATCCAGAAGTCATTGATGAG ACCTTTGATGAATGCGTTCACCACGAGAGGTTGTCATGTACGGGGCCTAAGATGCTCGGTTACATGATGGGATTCTTCTGTGGTTATCATCCAATGTGCAg gAAACCTACTCAATGGACATTGGAAGAGGCAAAACGGAACCTCGATTACTACACGGTGGTGGGCATCGTGGAACAGTATAACTCATCAATGAGAGCGTTGGAGTTTCTTTTCCCATCGATGTTTTCTGGTTTGGTGAAGAAATACTACTCACATCAGGGAACGG ATTACCAGGCAAAGAGTCACGCTTACCGGTATGTACCTCCCTCCCCTGAGGTCAGGAAGCTGATGAAGGAAAAGATGAGACTGGAATATGAGTTCTACGAGTACGCTAAATTAAGATTTGATATGCTCCTTGACGAGTTACATCTAAAAGACAGTGATGTTAGATGA